Proteins from a single region of Gossypium arboreum isolate Shixiya-1 chromosome 1, ASM2569848v2, whole genome shotgun sequence:
- the LOC108483604 gene encoding zinc finger CCCH domain-containing protein 30-like, which produces MCCGSERLNSKLTPRTSNSSFEDNRVPRVDMNHLTVVTEDTFASLLELAANNDVEGFKRSMEHDPSGVDEVGLWYGRQKGSKQMVNEERTPLMVASMYGSIDVIKLILSSSNADVNLVCGRDKSTALHCAASGGADNVIDVVKLLLAAGADVNSVDANGHLPVDVIVVPPKLGAVKSTLEELLAIEGSGFDWNSQVAAVANFDSLPLLPLKENGSLLSGSDSPMKSKPIDAPISSASEKKEYPIDPSLPDIKNSIYSTDEFRMYSFKVRPCSRAYSHDWTECPFVHPGENARRRDPRKFHYSCVPCPDFRKGTCRRGDMCEYAHGVFECWLHPAQYRTRLCKDGTSCARRVCFFAHTADELRPLYVSTGSAVPSPRSSTSGATAMDFAAAMSLLPGSPSSVSVMSPSPFSPPMSPSMNGMSQSNVGWPQPNVPALHLPGSNLQSSRLRSSLNARDIQAEDFNLLSDFDVQQLQLMNELPGLTQPSMSSSSFNRSGRMKTLTPSNLDDLFSAESSSPRYSDQVLAAAVFSPTHKSAVLNQFQQQQNMLSPINTTFSPKSIEHPLLQASLSGRMSPRNVEPISPMSSRVSMLAQWEKQQQFRSLSSRELGSGSAAIVGSPVNSWSKWGSSNGKPDWAVNADGLDKHRRSSSFELGNGDEPDLSWVQSLVKESPTEIKEKIAAPVSGEGSSMNADPVDNAVLGAWLEQMQLDQLVAQQN; this is translated from the coding sequence ATGTGCTGTGGATCGGAGCGATTAAACTCGAAGCTGACTCCAAGAACATCGAATTCTTCTTTCGAAGATAACAGAGTTCCTCGTGTGGATATGAATCACTTGACTGTAGTAACTGAAGATACTTTTGCAAGTCTGCTTGAGCTTGCTGCTAATAATGATGTCGAGGGCTTTAAACGATCGATGGAACATGATCCTTCTGGTGTTGATGAGGTTGGATTGTGGTATGGTCGTCAGAAAGGCTCGAAACAGATGGTTAATGAGGAGAGAACACCATTGATGGTTGCTTCTATGTATGGTAGCATTGATGTTATTAAGCTGATTCTTTCGTCTTCGAATGCTGATGTTAACCTAGTGTGTGGCCGTGACAAAAGCACTGCCCTTCATTGTGCTGCATCTGGTGGGGCTGATAATGTTATCGATGTTGTGAAGCTGCTTTTAGCGGCTGGTGCTGATGTAAATTCGGTTGACGCAAATGGTCATCTTCCTGTTGATGTTATTGTTGTTCCTCCAAAGCTTGGAGCTGTGAAATCAACTCTTGAAGAGCTCCTTGCAATCGAGGGTTCTGGTTTTGATTGGAATTCACAGGTGGCAGCCGTTGCAAATTTCGACTCCCTTCCTCTATTGCCTTTGAAGGAAAATGGGTCGTTGTTATCTGGTTCAGATTCCCCGATGAAGTCAAAGCCAATTGATGCTCCAATTTCTTCAGCATCAGAGAAGAAAGAAtatccgattgatccatctctTCCGGACATCAAGAATAGCATCTATTCAACTgatgagtttcggatgtattcaTTCAAGGTGCGGCCTTGCTCACGTGCCTACTCCCATGATTGGACTGAGTGCCCATTTGTTCACCCTGGGGAGAACGCTCGGAGAAGGGATCCTAGGAAGTTCCATTACAGTTGTGTTCCTTGCCCTGATTTTCGCAAGGGGACATGTAGGCGCGGAGATATGTGCGAATATGCTCATGGTGTTTTCGAATGCTGGCTACACCCTGCTCAGTATCGGACCAGGTTGTGCAAGGATGGTACTAGTTGTGCTAGGAGAGTCTGCTTCTTTGCTCATACAGCTGATGAACTTCGTCCTCTGTATGTCTCCACTGGTTCTGCTGTTCCTTCTCCTCGATCGAGTACTTCTGGTGCTACAGCTATGGATTTTGCTGCCGCCATGAGTCTCTTGCCTGGATCACCTTCATCTGTATCTGTTATGTCTCCCTCACCATTCTCTCCACCCATGTCTCCCTCCATGAATGGCATGTCTCAATCTAATGTTGGCTGGCCACAGCCTAATGTTCCAGCCCTCCATCTTCCGGGAAGCAATCTTCAATCCAGTCGCCTGCGATCTTCTCTTAATGCTAGAGACATTCAAGCTGAAGACTTTAACTTGCTGTCTGATTTTGATGTGCAGCAACTTCAGCTGATGAATGAATTACCTGGACTTACTCAGCCATCAATGAGTTCTAGTTCTTTTAATCGATCTGGTCGAATGAAGACCCTGACCCCATCAAACCTAGATGACCTCTTTTCTGCTGAGAGCTCATCTCCACGATACTCTGATCAAGTGTTGGCTGCTGCTGTTTTCTCTCCGACCCATAAATCTGCCGTTCTTAATCAATTTCAGCAACAGCAAAACATGCTATCACCTATAAATACAACTTTTTCTCCTAAAAGTATTGAGCATCCTCTCTTGCAGGCTTCTCTATCCGGTAGGATGTCTCCTCGAAACGTTGAACCTATCTCACCAATGAGCTCTCGGGTTTCAATGTTAGCTCAATGGGAGAAGCAGCAACAATTTCGTAGCCTAAGCTCTAGGGAGCTTGGCTCTGGCTCGGCTGCCATTGTTGGTTCCCCGGTTAATTCATGGTCAAAATGGGGATCCTCCAATGGGAAGCCAGACTGGGCTGTCAATGCCGATGGGTTGGACAAGCATCGCAGGTCTTCCTCATTTGAGCTTGGTAATGGGGATGAACCCGATTTATCATGGGTTCAGTCCCTTGTAAAAGAATCTCCCACTGAGATCAAAGAGAAAATAGCAGCACCAGTCTCGGGTGAGGGTTCTAGCATGAATGCAGATCCAGTCGATAATGCAGTGTTGGGTGCTTGGCTGGAGCAAATGCAGCTCGATCAACTCGTGGCTCAGCAAAACTGA